Genomic window (Ruminococcus flavefaciens AE3010):
GCAAGCTCTTTGAGCTCGTCGCAGGCTGCAAGGAGCATTTTCTTATCCTTTTCAAGTGAAGCTCTCCAGCCGCTTATCTCCTGTGAGAACTTGATAGGAGTTGCGTCCTGTAAATGAGTACGGCCGCTTTTTACGATGCCCTCATTTTCTTTTTCAAGGCGCTTAAAAGTCTCCATAAGAGTATCAACAGCAGGTATCACCTTATCCTCTACTGCAAGTACAGCGGCAATATGCATTGCAGTCGGAAATGTATCGTTCGATGACTGGCTCATATTGATATCATCGTTTGGATGAAGCAGCTTTGAGCCTGCGATCTCGTTTCCTCTGTTTGCAACGACCTCGTTGGTGTTCATGTTGGACTGAGTGCCACTTCCTGTCTGCCATACGACAAGTGGGAAATGTTCATTGAGAGAACCGCTTATGACCTCGTCGCAAGCCTGACTGATAGCCGAAAGCTTTTCAGCCGTCATTTTTTCGGGCCTCAGCTCATGGTTTGCAAGAGCAGCAGCTTTTTTCAGTATACCCAGAGCATGAGTTATCTCTCTCGGCATCGTCTCAATGCCTACACCGATAAGAAAGTTTTCGTGGCTTCTCTCGGTCTGAGCTCCCCAGTACTTATCCGCAGGTACCTTTACTTCACCCATGGAATCATGTTCAACGCGATAATCCATTTTAATATCCACTCCCAGAAAATTTTCAGATCCCGTGCCGAATGACATCAGGATACAATTTAAACTATCACATATAATAAGTATACCAGTATATTATGAATAATTCAAATTCAAGTTAAGAATATCGCTATTCAGATATTGATATATAATTAACAATGATGTATTTACAAATATTTTATATATTGTCCCTGCAATATATTTATTTTTATATTACTGATCTGATAGGTATTGTGATTCAAGACCATTAAGTATATTATTTCAAGCAACACACTTACTTTCCGTAATAAAACAGGCAATTATAACAATAAAACCAGTGGTCATTCCTTTAATAATTTACAGGATAGGATTTATGTTTCGGAAAAAACAAGCTATATTTTTTATGTAAAGCATATAATAGTCAATAGCATTTCAGAATATGATAATTCCATTTTATATATAAAGCAGCAAAAAGATTGATATTTATTTCACATTGTCATATAAAAAACGAAACAGCTTTCGCTGCTTCGTTTTACATTATTTTTTTTCGTCTTTTTCAAGATTATTCAAGCCATAGGAAAGCGTGGTAAGGCTGTCTCCGAGATGAACATTCTCAACAGCGATTCCCTTATGGGTAACTTTAAGGTCGTAGTGTGTAAAGTTCCAGAAAGCTTTTATCCCACACTCTATAAGTGTATTCGCAAGCTTTTCGGCTGCATTCATAGGAACACAAAGAATAGCTGCTACAGGCTTATTTTCAGCGCAGAATGTGCTTAATTCATCTGTGCTCCTGACCTTCAGCTCTCCCACTTCCTTGCCGACAATATCTGGATTTACATCAAATGCACCGATAAGATCAAAGCCTTTATTGCGGAAATCAATGTGTGAAGCTATAGCTTTACCGAGATTACCTGCACCAAGCAGTATCATAGGTGTCTGCTTGTCCAGTCCGAGTATCTTGCCGATTTCAAGGCGAAGATCGCTTACGTTATAGCCGTAGCCCTGCTGACCGAATTCACCGAAG
Coding sequences:
- a CDS encoding redox-sensing transcriptional repressor Rex yields the protein MSKNSISNSVIRRLPRYYRFLGELEHNGYVRISSRELSEKMGLTASQIRQDFNCFGEFGQQGYGYNVSDLRLEIGKILGLDKQTPMILLGAGNLGKAIASHIDFRNKGFDLIGAFDVNPDIVGKEVGELKVRSTDELSTFCAENKPVAAILCVPMNAAEKLANTLIECGIKAFWNFTHYDLKVTHKGIAVENVHLGDSLTTLSYGLNNLEKDEKK